The proteins below come from a single Pseudanabaena sp. BC1403 genomic window:
- a CDS encoding 2OG-Fe(II) oxygenase — MIKSSNSLAEILCLIEPAVVPKLMTVSNWKTIDRIAQILPNALSSFFGFEYRLGDALAEVDFLLCVAADEAGKKLLGDRTYPISLPESVTQEPIWQRIQTFAREWNTSNSAIAKEVFNIWLEFDTPDCFANGQIPIPSFFLGASDIYRCDSLEDQKKRRAWLAEEVLPLLLGQSLPIANQEWLYHCFQELPQGAYVFQIGLMLARKVETIRLCIRNISPLQIGSYLSAISWKGNIEQLTQFLHLLSPLVDRIDLDIDVDFSTQSKIGLECYFYQQPSLEPKWVPFFDFLEERSLCLPENREAIFSYPGYLRERANQDQWPDGLQRLTQILGSKNEGILFRGIHHVKVTYENDAPQEAKSYLYVTRKILNHQEIRQSMQSPKNFVEIENFLTESEQEELWQFTKSHNKGFVLSDVYNQKLPVSDRQYHRHSLILDQPFTLAPLIVEKVRQVIPQVLAALQSQEFPIGLIEAQLTAHNDGEYFKLHNDNGVEALASRILTFVYYFHQQPKAFTGGELRIYEGKFEGEEGKKFVPKGYHVVVPKNNCIIFFPSQLMHEVTQVQCPSQSFLDGRFTVNGWIHDASKTKEVSDENL, encoded by the coding sequence ATGATTAAATCCAGCAATTCTCTTGCAGAAATATTATGTCTGATCGAACCTGCGGTTGTTCCTAAATTGATGACAGTCAGTAACTGGAAAACGATTGATCGGATTGCCCAAATATTACCTAATGCGCTTTCGTCTTTTTTTGGTTTTGAATATCGTTTAGGGGATGCCCTTGCCGAAGTTGACTTTCTGCTCTGTGTTGCTGCCGATGAAGCTGGGAAAAAATTACTTGGCGATCGCACCTATCCAATATCCTTACCTGAGTCAGTTACACAAGAACCGATTTGGCAAAGAATCCAAACTTTTGCGAGGGAATGGAATACAAGTAATTCTGCGATCGCTAAGGAGGTGTTTAATATTTGGCTAGAATTTGATACTCCAGATTGTTTTGCCAATGGTCAGATCCCTATCCCTAGTTTTTTTCTGGGGGCAAGTGATATTTACAGATGTGACTCTCTAGAGGATCAGAAAAAGCGCCGTGCTTGGCTCGCAGAAGAAGTTTTACCTTTGTTATTGGGGCAATCCTTGCCGATCGCAAACCAAGAATGGCTTTATCACTGTTTTCAGGAGCTACCTCAAGGCGCTTATGTGTTTCAAATAGGATTAATGTTAGCTCGCAAAGTGGAGACGATACGTTTATGTATTCGCAATATTTCTCCTCTCCAAATTGGTTCCTATTTGTCTGCTATCTCTTGGAAAGGTAATATTGAGCAATTGACTCAGTTTCTGCATTTACTCTCTCCCCTAGTGGATCGGATTGACCTTGATATTGATGTTGATTTTTCTACACAATCAAAGATTGGATTGGAGTGCTATTTTTATCAACAGCCTTCTCTAGAACCGAAATGGGTTCCTTTTTTTGATTTTTTAGAGGAGCGATCGCTTTGTCTGCCAGAAAACCGTGAGGCTATATTTTCCTATCCAGGCTATTTACGGGAAAGAGCTAATCAGGATCAATGGCCAGATGGCTTACAGCGCTTAACCCAGATCTTAGGATCTAAAAATGAAGGCATATTGTTTCGGGGCATTCATCACGTAAAAGTCACCTACGAAAACGATGCTCCCCAAGAAGCAAAGTCCTATCTTTACGTAACCCGTAAGATTTTAAATCATCAAGAAATTAGACAATCTATGCAGAGTCCTAAAAACTTTGTCGAAATAGAGAACTTTCTCACGGAATCTGAGCAAGAAGAGCTATGGCAATTCACTAAAAGTCACAACAAAGGTTTTGTGTTAAGTGATGTCTATAACCAGAAACTGCCTGTCAGCGATCGCCAATATCATCGACATTCTTTGATCCTTGATCAACCCTTTACCCTTGCTCCATTGATCGTAGAAAAAGTGCGTCAAGTTATTCCCCAAGTCTTAGCTGCCCTACAGAGCCAAGAATTCCCAATTGGTCTTATTGAAGCTCAACTTACGGCTCATAACGATGGTGAATACTTCAAACTGCATAATGACAATGGCGTTGAGGCTCTAGCCAGTCGTATATTGACATTTGTTTATTACTTTCATCAGCAACCCAAAGCTTTTACGGGCGGCGAGTTGCGTATTTACGAGGGCAAATTTGAAGGTGAAGAAGGCAAAAAATTTGTGCCAAAAGGCTATCACGTTGTTGTTCCTAAAAATAACTGCATTATCTTTTTCCCAAGTCAGCTTATGCATGAAGTTACTCAAGTTCAATGTCCATCCCAAAGTTTTTTGGATGGTCGCTTTACCGTGAATGGATGGATTCACGATGCATCAAAAACAAAGGAGGTGTCTGATGAAAATCTCTAG
- a CDS encoding 2OG-Fe(II) oxygenase, translating to MNNTIDVLQSISILPYKSPRKETVRCYARRFNCFPVDELTQLAQKILDSPYLGTSQLSDGFASTQGFSVIFRKEGIPTVIEHFPELSTYLNTALKSLCNAFYLNILILTEGSCVTEHIDCSICEYFQELVSPRLVSVLYVQVPEDMQGGQLVLSLDSEEIAIIKPQENMLLHFLGSLTHRVQSVQASQPRISIVCEQYHLEEEWLVQVPLFAIKSGAL from the coding sequence ATGAATAATACTATTGACGTTCTTCAATCTATATCTATCCTTCCGTATAAGTCTCCACGTAAGGAAACTGTTCGATGTTACGCTCGCAGGTTTAATTGTTTCCCCGTAGATGAACTTACGCAGCTTGCCCAGAAAATTCTTGACTCGCCCTATCTGGGAACTAGTCAACTTAGTGATGGGTTTGCTAGTACTCAAGGATTTTCCGTAATATTTAGAAAAGAAGGTATTCCCACAGTTATTGAACATTTTCCTGAATTATCTACCTATCTCAATACTGCTCTTAAATCATTGTGCAATGCTTTCTATCTGAATATTTTAATATTGACTGAAGGTTCTTGTGTTACTGAGCATATAGATTGTAGTATTTGTGAGTATTTTCAAGAATTAGTAAGTCCTCGATTAGTAAGCGTTTTATATGTGCAAGTGCCTGAAGATATGCAAGGTGGACAGTTAGTGCTTTCTTTAGACTCTGAAGAGATAGCGATCATCAAACCACAAGAAAATATGCTGCTACATTTTTTGGGTTCCCTCACCCATCGAGTTCAATCCGTTCAAGCTAGTCAACCGAGAATTAGTATTGTCTGTGAACAATATCATCTCGAAGAAGAATGGTTGGTTCAAGTCCCTCTTTTTGCGATCAAGTCGGGGGCTTTATGA